The Persephonella sp. genome has a segment encoding these proteins:
- a CDS encoding chemotaxis protein, with translation MAKKDYLPKILETGANELEIIDFRMYEVLDNNEIYEWILGVNVAKVREVTRRPENIVKSPGSPPEVEGIAKIRGEVVPIVNLAKWMKIKEPEGAGKYVIVMEFLREIVGVIVHEAKRIRRIKWADIKKPPPSIEERLGGKIVGVIEIEDGNLLLLLDFEGILDELGMIKIFGVEEELPEEIERKGHFNVLVLDDSPVARKIIRGILEKDGHTVVEASSGLEGLDILNNFLQKAASEGKDITDYVQLIVSDIEMPGMDGLTFTRKIKEHPEFSKIPVIINTSLSDKATVDKAKFVNADAHLVKFDAPDLLKLVHKYAIKKKEE, from the coding sequence ATGGCTAAAAAAGATTATTTACCAAAAATACTTGAAACAGGAGCAAATGAGCTTGAGATAATAGATTTCAGAATGTACGAGGTGCTTGACAATAATGAAATATACGAGTGGATTCTGGGTGTTAATGTTGCTAAGGTTAGGGAAGTTACAAGAAGACCTGAAAATATAGTTAAATCTCCCGGATCTCCTCCTGAGGTGGAAGGTATAGCAAAAATCAGAGGTGAGGTTGTTCCTATTGTTAATCTTGCAAAATGGATGAAAATAAAAGAACCTGAAGGTGCAGGAAAATATGTTATCGTTATGGAATTTCTAAGGGAGATCGTAGGAGTAATAGTCCATGAAGCGAAAAGAATAAGAAGAATAAAGTGGGCTGATATAAAGAAGCCTCCTCCAAGCATAGAAGAAAGATTAGGAGGAAAGATTGTAGGGGTAATAGAGATAGAAGATGGAAACCTTCTTCTTCTTCTTGATTTTGAGGGAATTCTTGATGAACTTGGAATGATTAAAATATTCGGAGTGGAAGAGGAACTGCCTGAGGAAATTGAAAGGAAGGGTCACTTTAATGTTCTTGTTCTTGATGACTCTCCTGTTGCAAGAAAGATTATCAGAGGTATCCTTGAAAAGGATGGACATACCGTTGTTGAAGCGTCAAGCGGACTTGAAGGTCTTGATATCCTCAATAACTTCCTTCAAAAAGCTGCATCGGAAGGTAAGGACATTACAGATTACGTCCAGCTCATTGTATCTGACATTGAGATGCCGGGAATGGACGGTTTAACATTTACAAGAAAAATAAAAGAACACCCAGAGTTTAGCAAAATTCCTGTGATCATCAATACATCTCTCAGTGATAAAGCAACTGTTGACAAGGCTAAGTTTGTTAATGCAGATGCCCATCTTGTAAAATTTGATGCACCTGATCTTCTTAAGCTTGTCCATAAATATGCAATAAAGAAAAAGGAGGAATAG
- a CDS encoding chemotaxis protein CheW — protein MSEIEVLGLREVKKEVSTEERLITFYLNDEFIGVNIKDVIKITKDIDITPVPKTKNYILGVMNLRGNIIPVVSLKKKFNLDGEDNLEHPIIVVVETDLGHIGITVDRVEGAINVNPEEIQPPPMNSIGIDPEFIDGVIMIEDSTGKKELLTLLNIKKIFRPENL, from the coding sequence ATGTCAGAGATTGAAGTTTTAGGTCTAAGGGAAGTAAAAAAAGAAGTATCCACAGAGGAAAGACTTATAACCTTTTATCTTAATGATGAGTTTATAGGTGTGAACATCAAAGACGTTATAAAAATAACAAAAGATATAGACATCACCCCCGTTCCAAAAACAAAAAATTACATATTAGGGGTTATGAACCTGCGAGGTAATATAATTCCTGTGGTTAGCCTGAAAAAGAAATTCAATCTTGATGGGGAAGACAACCTTGAACACCCTATAATAGTTGTTGTTGAAACAGATCTTGGGCATATAGGAATAACTGTTGATAGAGTTGAAGGGGCTATTAATGTAAATCCTGAGGAGATACAGCCTCCACCGATGAACTCAATAGGAATAGATCCAGAGTTTATAGACGGCGTCATAATGATAGAGGACAGCACCGGAAAGAAAGAGCTTCTTACACTGCTTAACATAAAGAAAATATTCAGACCTGAGAATTTGTAA
- a CDS encoding chemotaxis protein CheA: protein MKLNFSDDMREILEEFLIEADEILSNLDQDLIELEENPEDKDLLNKIFRGMHTLKGGAGFLGLTSVVEIAHKIEDIFNKLRNDELKLTSEMMDIIFEGVDKLKEAIEMLKENDEIPDEDDIKDLLNKLDFVLSGGEVLEAEVVNNDDVPQEADGEIEFVEGVDEDIKNLIKQYPGKDLGQILEELILLPPDQRPPLEVIEKLEKIISEGKDVKDLIKPKKEEKPEPQPESQTEKEETKPEVKEAKPQTEKKNEVTKKKKTEKKEEVIRVDVERVEVLMNLVGELVLDRNRIVKLASGLETSCESTETIEELLDSITGMSRTVSDLQDAVMKLRMQPVKKVFSKFPRIVRDLAKKLNKKVNLVLEGEDTEIDRSILDKLEDPMIHLVRNAIDHGIEPPEERIKAGKPEVGTVKLIAYQEGDRIIIAIEDDGRGINVEKVKQKAVEKGLITPEQAKNMSDKEAFELLFMPGFSTADQVSDVSGRGVGMDVVASTIHALRGTIEVESEPGEGTKFIMKLPLTVAIIRTLMVGANNRIFAIPLYSVVEIVRYEPDNVKNIGQFKSFMLREEVYLLFSLNELFDMPDEGEQQFIVIVRVGEKNIAISIDELFGEEEIVIKPLGKLLENVQGIAGATITGDGKVVLIVDTNSLINDKKSQLVGVL from the coding sequence ATGAAGCTGAATTTTTCAGACGATATGAGGGAGATCCTTGAGGAGTTTTTGATTGAGGCAGATGAGATACTGTCCAATCTTGATCAGGATTTAATAGAGCTTGAGGAAAATCCAGAGGACAAGGATCTTCTCAACAAAATTTTCAGGGGTATGCACACCCTCAAAGGAGGAGCAGGATTTTTAGGATTAACATCTGTTGTGGAGATAGCCCATAAAATAGAGGATATTTTCAATAAGCTTAGAAATGACGAGCTTAAACTAACCTCAGAAATGATGGACATCATCTTTGAAGGTGTTGATAAACTAAAAGAAGCCATAGAGATGCTGAAAGAAAATGACGAAATTCCTGATGAAGATGATATAAAAGACCTGCTAAATAAACTGGATTTTGTTCTTTCTGGAGGAGAGGTTTTAGAAGCAGAGGTGGTGAACAACGATGATGTCCCACAGGAAGCTGATGGTGAAATAGAGTTTGTTGAAGGTGTTGATGAGGATATAAAAAATCTAATAAAACAGTATCCAGGAAAGGATCTTGGTCAGATACTTGAAGAGCTTATCCTTCTACCACCAGATCAGAGACCTCCCCTTGAGGTTATAGAAAAATTAGAAAAAATAATTTCTGAAGGTAAAGATGTAAAAGATCTTATAAAACCAAAAAAAGAAGAGAAACCAGAACCCCAACCGGAATCCCAGACTGAAAAAGAAGAGACCAAACCGGAAGTAAAAGAAGCAAAACCACAAACAGAAAAGAAAAATGAAGTTACCAAAAAGAAAAAAACAGAGAAAAAAGAAGAGGTTATAAGGGTAGATGTTGAAAGGGTTGAGGTCCTGATGAACCTTGTTGGAGAGCTTGTTCTTGACAGAAACAGAATAGTTAAACTTGCCTCAGGACTTGAAACATCATGCGAAAGCACAGAAACGATAGAGGAACTGTTGGACTCGATAACGGGAATGAGCAGAACCGTTAGTGATCTGCAAGATGCTGTTATGAAACTTAGAATGCAGCCGGTAAAAAAGGTTTTCAGTAAGTTCCCCCGTATAGTAAGAGATCTTGCGAAAAAACTTAACAAAAAAGTTAACCTGGTTCTTGAAGGTGAAGACACTGAAATAGACAGATCTATACTTGATAAACTTGAAGACCCTATGATCCACCTTGTGAGAAATGCTATAGATCACGGTATAGAACCCCCTGAAGAAAGAATAAAAGCCGGTAAACCTGAAGTAGGCACCGTTAAGCTTATTGCATATCAAGAAGGAGACAGGATAATAATAGCCATAGAAGACGACGGTAGGGGAATAAATGTTGAAAAGGTCAAACAGAAAGCTGTTGAAAAAGGATTGATAACACCTGAACAGGCTAAGAACATGAGTGATAAAGAAGCCTTTGAACTTCTGTTTATGCCTGGATTTTCAACGGCAGATCAGGTGAGCGACGTTTCCGGTAGGGGAGTAGGAATGGATGTTGTTGCCTCAACAATACATGCCTTGAGGGGAACAATTGAGGTTGAAAGTGAACCGGGAGAAGGAACCAAATTTATAATGAAACTCCCTCTTACCGTTGCTATCATAAGAACATTGATGGTTGGTGCAAACAACAGGATATTTGCTATTCCTCTTTACTCTGTTGTTGAGATCGTCAGGTATGAGCCGGATAATGTTAAAAATATAGGTCAGTTTAAATCCTTTATGCTAAGGGAAGAGGTTTATTTACTGTTTAGTCTAAACGAGCTTTTTGATATGCCTGATGAGGGGGAACAACAGTTTATCGTTATTGTTAGAGTAGGTGAGAAAAATATAGCCATAAGCATAGATGAACTGTTTGGAGAAGAGGAGATAGTTATAAAGCCTCTTGGAAAACTTCTTGAAAATGTACAGGGAATAGCTGGTGCAACAATCACCGGAGATGGTAAGGTTGTCCTGATTGTTGATACAAATTCATTAATAAATGACAAAAAATCACAACTTGTAGGGGTGCTGTAA
- a CDS encoding protein phosphatase CheZ, with amino-acid sequence MTEGLLQEVKKLLGIIENYKKDIENLGTKREGLKSVNQHIELAIKESEEATKKLIDNILETTNILKNVMSQLSPDDSAKFKEDLEKVIKLLTESLTLLEFQDILSQRLLKISNFMTDLEKEILKILLLFGISEEKSDEKREELKEKLEELEWKKEVSQEDVDDILKQFGM; translated from the coding sequence ATGACAGAAGGGCTGTTACAGGAGGTTAAAAAACTTTTAGGTATTATAGAGAACTACAAAAAAGATATTGAAAATTTAGGAACAAAAAGGGAAGGTTTAAAAAGTGTAAATCAACATATTGAGCTTGCGATAAAAGAAAGTGAAGAAGCCACAAAAAAATTAATAGACAACATACTGGAAACGACCAATATTCTAAAAAATGTTATGTCACAGCTCTCACCAGATGACAGTGCAAAGTTTAAAGAGGATCTTGAAAAGGTTATAAAACTACTGACAGAGTCCTTAACATTACTTGAGTTTCAGGATATTCTTTCCCAGAGACTTCTAAAAATATCTAACTTTATGACCGATCTTGAAAAGGAAATACTAAAAATTCTTCTACTGTTTGGGATCAGTGAAGAAAAATCAGATGAAAAGAGGGAAGAGCTTAAAGAAAAGCTGGAAGAGCTTGAATGGAAAAAAGAAGTATCCCAGGAAGATGTTGATGACATATTAAAACAGTTTGGAATGTAA